DNA sequence from the Vicia villosa cultivar HV-30 ecotype Madison, WI linkage group LG3, Vvil1.0, whole genome shotgun sequence genome:
ttattattattattattgttattattattattattattattattattattattattgttattgttattattattattattattattattattattattattattattattattattattattattgttattattattattattgttattattattattattattattattattattattattattagtattattattattattattattattattattattagtattattattattattattattattattattattattattattattattattattattattagtattattattagtattattattattattattattattattattattattattattattattattattattagtattattattattattattagtattagtattattattattattattattattattattattattattattattagtattattagtattattattattattattagtattagtattattagtattattattattagtattattattagtattattattattagtattattattagtattattattattagtattattattattattattattattattagtattattattattattattattagtattattattattagtattattattattattattattattattattattattattagtattattattagtattattattattattattagtattattattattattattattattagtattattattattattattattattattattattattattattattattattattattattattattattattagtattattattagtattattattattattattagtattattattattattattattattagtattattattattattattattattattagtattattattattattattattattattattattattagtattattattagtattattagtattattattattattattattattattattagtattattattagtattattagtattattagtattattagtattattattattattagtattattattattattagtattagtagtattattagtattattattattattattattattagtattattattattagtattagtattattagtattattattattattattattattagtattattagtattattattattattagtattattagtattattattattagtattattattattagtattattattattagtattattagtattattattattagtattattattagtattattagtattattattattattattagtattattattagtattattattattattattattattattattattattattattattattattagtattattattattattattattattagtattattattattattattattattagtattagtattattattattagtattattattattattattattattattattagtattagtattattattattattattattattattattattattagtattagtattattattattattattattattattattattattagtattattattattattattattattattattattattattagtattattattattattagtattattattattattattattattattagtattattattattattagtattattagtattattattattattagtattattattattattattattagtattattagtattattattattagtattattattattattattattattattattattattattattagtattattattattattattattattattattattattattattattattattattattattattattattattattattattattattattattattattattattattattatttattattattattattattattattagtattattattattattattattattattattattattattattattattattagtattattagtattattattattattattattattattattattattagtattagtattattagtattattattattattattagtattattagtattattattattattattattattagtattattattattattattattattattagtattattattattattattattattagtattgttattagtattattattattattagtattattagtattattattattattattagtattgttattagtattattagtattattagtattattagtattagtattattattattattattattattagtattattagtattagtattattattagtattattattattattagtattagtattattattattattattagtattattagtattattagtattagtattattagtattattattagtattattattattagtattattattattagtattattagtattattattagtattattattattagtattattagtattattagtattattattattattagtattattattattattattattagtattattattagtattattattattattattattattattattattattattattattattagtattattattattattattattattattattattattattattattattattattattattagtattattattattattattattattattattattagtattattattattattattattattattagtattattattattattattattattattattattattagtattattagtattattattagtattattattagtattattattattattattattattattattattattattattattattattattagtattattagtattattattattatagttattattattattagtattattattattattattattattatagttattattattattattatagttattattattattattattattattattattattattattattattattattattattgttattattattattattattattattattattattattattattattattattattattattgttattattattattattattattattattattattattattattattattattattattattattattagtattattattattattattattattattattattattattagtattattattattattattattattattattattattattattagtattattattattattattattattattattagtattagtattattattattattattattattattattattattattattagtattattattattattattattattattattagtattagtattattattattattattattattattattattagtattattattattattattattattattattagtattattattattattattattattattattattattagtattattattattattattattattattattattattattagtagtattagtattattattattattattattattattattattattattattattattattattattattattagtattagtattattattattattattattattattagtattattattattattattattattagtattagtattattattattattattattattattagtagtattagtattattagtattattagtattagtattattagtattagtattattagtattattagtattagtattattagtattattattattagtattattattagtattattagtattattattattattattagtattattagtattattattattagtattattattagtattagtattattagtattattattattagtattattagtattattattattagtattattattagtattattagtattattattattattagtattattattagtattattattattattattattagtattattagtattattattattattattagtattattattagtattattattagtattattagtattattattattattagtattagtagtattattattattagtattattagtattattattattattattattattagtattattattagtattattattattattattattattattattattattattattattattattattagtattattattattattattattattattattattagtattagtattattattattattattattattagtattattattattattattattagtattagtattattattattagtattagtattattattagtattattagtattattagtattagtattattattagtattattagtattattattattagtattattagtattattagtattagtattattagtattattagtattattattagtattagtattattagtattattagtattattattattattattattagtattattattattattattagtattagtattattattagtattagtattattagtactattattattattattagtattagtattattagtattttttttttttttggaaatgaaaATACCTTTATTCAAACCAAAAACAGAGTAAGTACAAGGCGATCAAAGAGATCCCGCCACTCAGAGACACACTATGGCATCATTAGCTTCGCAACATAGTGCCTAAGCTTAATATTCAGCCAGCTCCTATAGACAATAGTATCAATAATTTTCGGTCCTATTTTACTATTCTCACTATCAAAAGATCTACCAAAACAGCACCGATTTCGGAACAGCCATGTTTCATAAACTGTTTCCGTAAAAGCACACTTCAGAATTGAAGCTTTACTTCCTTTGCCTTTGCTCTTCTCCATGACCCACTGGATTTCCTCATTCCATCTAGAAGGGGTATGAGTTAGCTGCATCCAAGAGAGGACATATATCCAGATCACACGAGTAATACGGCACTCAAACAGTAAATGGTTCAAAGTTTCTATCTCATTGCAAAACACACATTTGTTGTTACTAAGGAGACCGAAACGGTGCAACCGCTCTTTGCAAGGCAATTTGTTGCTACACGCAATCCACAGGATGAACTGGGCTTTTGGCCTAGCAAGGTTCTTGTCAAACAACCTATGCCACTGCACCACAGGAAGCACTTGCAGTAACTTATAGTAAATAATTCTGGTGTTATATTTACGTTGCTGCAACATCGAGTTCCAACAAGGGAGATTCACAGCAGCTTGTCTTTGGTTAAGGATTGCTTTAAGAATCCACGAACATGAGGATTTGACAGGGACGGTCATGATGGACATATTCTTAACATAATAGCAGTGTATCCACTTTATCCACAGGCTGTCCGATTTGCCACTGAGGTTCCATAGCATTTTCAGCAGACTCACTTTTCTCCACACCTTCAGATCAATTATATTCAGACCTCCAACCTTCATAGGGCTACAGGTTTGCCCCCACGAAACCGGGGATTTCCTAGTAATCTTGTCACTTCCAGACCAAAGAAAAGATCTACAGACAGCTTCAGCATGTTGAATCACCTTCATGGGCAAGGGCACACATTGGAACCAATAATTGGTAATtgcaaacaagacacttttgacAAGCTGCAATCTACCTGCATGGCTCAACAACCTGCTAGTCCAGTTCCTAATTTTTCCAGTCATCCTTTCTACCATCACCATACAATTTGCCACAGATAGCTTTTTACTGGATAAAGGAATGCCAAGGTATCTAAATGGTAATGTTCCTTCCTTAAAATTGGTTATTTGAGCCAGCGTGTTCTTGGTATCTTGCAGCACATTGCCATAGTATATCATACATTTTTGCATGTTTGCTGAGAGCCCTGTAGAAGAGGAGAAATTGGTGAAAGTTTGCATCAAGAGCCTGACAGGAGCAGCCTCTGCTCTGACAAAGAGGAGAAGGTCGTCTGCAAAGCTTAGGTTGATGATGCCCAGCTTCTTACACTTTGTGTGGAATTTGAAGTTGGGATTCTCCTTCATCTTCTGTAAAACCCGATGGAGATAATCCATCACCAAGACAAAGAGCATAGGGGAGAGAGGGTCTCCTTGCCTGAGACCTCTCTTGGCCACTAGGAAATCAGTCAGCTCATTGTTAACTTTATATCTGTATGAGACAGTATTAATAGTTAACATCACCCACCTAATAAACTTGTGAGGAAAGCTCATTTCTCTAAGGATTGTCTCCAGGGCATTCCAATCAATAGAGTCGTAGGCTTTTTGGAGATCCATTTGGATCATACACCTCGGGGGACCACTCTTTCTGCTATAACCATTTATCAATTCGAAGGCCAACAAAACATTATCCTGAATATGATTTCCAGGAATAAAAGCTGTTTGGCTTTGGTGCACAATGGAACCAATCACTTTTCCCAATCTCGACGCCATAATCTTCGAAATAATCTTGTAAAGAATGGTACAGCAAGAGATTGGTCTATAGTCCTGAATTTTTGAGGCATTGCTTTTCTTTGGGATGATTGTTACAATGGTGTTGTTAACAGCCTTATACATTTTCTCCTTCTCAAAGAATTCACGAACAGCACTGCAAGCATCAGTTTTTATAATGTCCCAAGCTACCTTGTAGAACTTAGCATTATACCCATCTCCCCCCGGGGCTGTATGATCCTTCATGGATTTAAGACAATTGAAAATTTCCTCATCAGAAACATCGGCAGTGAGCAGATCCATTTGGTAGCTATTAAGTTGGGGGCCCCTTCTCATTGCTTCTAAATCAATGCCTGTAAGATTTTTCGCAGGTGTGCCTACAAGACTGCTGTAGAAATTTATGACTTCCTCCTTAATACTTTGTTGATCAGTCACAACATCACCAGAATTTGTTTGTAAGGACTGAATCCTAGTCTGCTTGTTCTTTCCTTTAAGGGTGGCATGAAAAAACTTATTGTTTCCATCTCCCAACCGAATCCAGTTTATTTTAGCACGCTGGGCTAACATCTGCTCCTCAATGTTGTTCAGATGGATCACCTTATCAGTAAAGTTCTTAACTTTCTCTACCTTAGAACCATTCAATCTGTCCAGTTGTAACTCGACTTGTGCACTTTGTAACTCAGCCCGCGCTACCTCTATTTGACCCTGGATGCCTTTAAAAGATTTGCAAAGCAATCGGATAATGGGCTGCAGTCGTTGGAGTTTTTTCCAAAAGGTGTACATTGCTCCACCTTCCATTGGAAGGTCCCAGTTAGCTTTAACTGCATCCAAAAAGCCCTCAGTCTGAGTTACCACATTAGGGAACTTAAATTGTCTTTTCAAAGGTCTGTTATGTATGCTACTCTTTAGGCATAATAAGGAATGGTCAGATACCCCTGGTTCCATGATATAAAGGTTTGTGTCAATGTTCACCTGCTGCCATTGTATATTCCCAAGCACCCTGTCGATCCGAGAGTATATCATCCCATTTGAATGCTTGTTATTCCACGTAAAATGGTCCCCTTGACTTTCTTTTTCAAACAGATCAAGTTCCTCCATCATGGTAACCAGGTCCTCAAATTCAGATGCCGTCACCTCTCTACCACCCACACGATCAGCAGCACTCAGAACATTATTGAAATCCCCCATTAGCATCCACGGTTCACTAACAGAGGGCTTAAGCTGGCAGATATCTTTCCATAGAGTTCTTCTATCATTTAAAGTGTTCCAGGCATAGATACATGTGCACCAAAATTGAAGGGAGCCTGTTAAGTCATATACCCCCACATGTAACAATTGGTCAGTACTGTGTTGTCTTTCCACCTTCAGTTTTGTCTCATCAAAGAGAAGCCAAATCCTGCCATTCGCATGGTTGATGTAGTTGTCCATGTAGGACCAGTGGGAGCCCAAATAGCGCCTTATTATGTCAGCTTTATTCGGCTTAACTCTAGTTTCAAGCAAAATAGCCATATTGGGATGCAGGTTCTTCAGGCGGGAACTAACCTCTCTGCACTTCCCTACATTATTTATTCCCCTCACGTTCCATGAAACGATCATATTGGTGGGTCATAGTTCACTCCCAACTCATTCACAAATCGGAGTGACGCAAACTCATTGGATATCAGTATATCGCCATCATTTAGACCAGGGGTGTTTAAGGGCATCTTACCTTTTTTTCCTTTGTTGACTTGGTTCCAGGTTTGAGAGGTTTCAGGTTCATCTACATGCTCCCTCGTTTCAGGTTTTTTCGCCGGCTCTTTCTTAGGTTGCCATATCTTCACAACTTTGTTCTTTTCTTCCTCACATGAATGGCCTGTTTTCTTGCAACTTTCACAAAATTTGGGCTTCCATTCATATTCGATGGGCTGAGTAAGCTTCCTTCCACTAGTATCTCTAATAGTTATGCTATCTTTCTGCTTGGCAGTGATGTCAATCTCCACCAGGATCCGAGCATAGGATATGCGTAGCTTATTTGCCGTGCATTCGTCTGTGCATACCGGGGTTCCTAATACACTTCCAATTTTTCCCAAACTCCTTGCCCCCCAAAGGTGAAGAGGTAAATTTGGTAGTTTGACCCAAATCGGCAGAGTACGTAACATATCGCGTTTAAAATCAAACTCATGGTTCCATTCCCTCAAAACCATAGGAACCCCATGGATCGTGTAGGGGCCTTTCATCTGAACTTGGTCCCTGTCATCAGTGGATTGGAATTTCAAAAGGAAATAGCCTTCCTCATGATAGTAAATGCTTGGGAGGGAGACGAAATTCCAGAACTTAATCATAAAGTTCTTTACTGCGTTCATGC
Encoded proteins:
- the LOC131657691 gene encoding uncharacterized protein LOC131657691, with translation TNNNNNNNNNNNNNTNNNNNNNNNNNNTNTNNNNNNNNNNNNTNTNNNNNNNNNNTNNNNTNTNNNNNNNNTNNNNNNNNTNNNNNNNNNNNNNNNNNTNNNTNNNNNNTNNTNNNTNNNNTNNTNNNNTNNNNTNNNNTNNTNNNNNTNNTNNNNNNNNTNNTNTNNNNTNNNNNNNNTNNTTNTNNNNNTNNNNNTNNTNNNNNNNNNNNNNNTNNNNNNNNTNNNNNNTNNNTNNNNNNNNNNNNNTNNNNTNNNNNNNTNNNNNNNNNTNNNNTNNNTNNNNTNNNTNNNNTNNTNTNNNNNNTNNTNNNNNNNNNNNNNNNTNTNNNNNNTNNNNNNNNNNNNNNNNNNNTNNNTNNNNNNNNNNNNNNNNNNNNTNNNNNNNNNNNTNNNNNNNNNNNNNNNNNNNNNNNNNNNNNNNNNNNNNNNNNNNNNNNNNNNNNNNNNNNNNNNNNNNNNNNNNNNNNNNNNNNNNNNNNNNNNNNNNNNNNNNNNNNNNNNNNNNIMHAQSITMMHDTHYFNK